The Solanum lycopersicum chromosome 9, SLM_r2.1 genome window below encodes:
- the LOC101266666 gene encoding photosystem I reaction center subunit IV B, chloroplastic, whose product MASSSMASAASGFMVATPNVTSNSAPKSSMLSFSSKNTTTNIPRLVVRAAEEAAPPAPTATAEGEAPPAKAVKPPPIGPKRGTKVRILRKESYWYKGTGSVVAVDQDPKTRYPVVVRFNKVNYANVSTNNYALDEVEEVK is encoded by the exons atGGCAAGTAGCAGCATGGCTTCTGCTGCATCTGGTTTTATGGTGGCAACCCCTAATGTCACCTCTAACTCTGCTCCAAAGAGCTCTATGTTATCTTTCTCCTCCAAGAACACCACCACCAACATCCCCAGGCTCGTTGTACGGGCCGCGGAAGAAGCTGCACCACCAGCTCCTACTGCCACCGCTGAAGGCGAAGCTCCTCCTGCCAAAGCTGTCAAGCCACCTCCAATTGGACCCAAGAGAGGAACCAAA GTGAGAATTTTAAGAAAGGAGTCCTACTGGTACAAGGGTACCGGCTCAGTTGTAGCAGTTGATCAG GATCCAAAAACACGCTATCCAGTTGTAGTGAGGTTCAACAAAGTGAACTATGCTAATGTATCCACTAACAACTACGCATTGGACGAAGTTGAAGAAGTGAAATGA
- the LOC101266362 gene encoding protein LOW PSII ACCUMULATION 1, chloroplastic: MATAALFSYITVNSPNFHLTAKLSEFSRQLKYGGKYYSGFTDISSSRRKPKSLSVVCNNSSPSSSDISSTAKIRSEVLSPFRSVRMFFYVAFIASAGLGGLIASTRLIAALANSSRGAEVPEILKGLGIDLGAVSIFAFLYYRENKAKNAQVAKLAREENLSNLKLRVDDKKIVPVSAFRGIARLVILAGPSAFISECFKLSAPFTEGLLERGVLVVPFATDGISPSFEFEENDELEEKISRRKRLWQLAPIYATEWTKWIDEQKKLAGVSPESPVYLSLRLDGRVRGSGVGCPSWNAFVLQLPPVKGIWSGLLDGMDGRVL, translated from the exons ATGGCTACGGCGGCGCTGTTCTCCTATATTACCGTCAATTCTCCCAACTTCCATCTTACCGCCAAACTGTCCGAATTCTCCCGCCAATTGAAATATGGTGGGAAATACTACTCCGGCTTCACTGACATCTCCAGTTCCAGACGCAAACCGAAATCGCTCTCCGTAGTTTGTAACAATTCGAGTCCTTCTTCTTCTGATATAAG TTCTACGGCCAAGATAAGAAGTGAAGTTCTTTCTCCCTTTCGGTCTGTTCGGATGTTCTTCTATGTTGCTTTTATTGCAAGCGCTGGTCTTGGAGGACTTATTGCCTCTACACGACTGATTGCTGCATTGGCCAATTCATCAAGAGGTGCAGAAGTTCCTGAGATCCTAAAAGGTCTCGGTATAGATCTCGGTGCAGTCTCCATATTTGCTTTTCTGTATTATAGAGAGAATAAAGCGAAAAATGCTCAGGTAGCAAAATTAGCAAGAGAGGAAAATCTCTCAAATCTTAAGCTCCGTGTGGATGATAAGAAAATTGTCCCGGTTAGTGCTTTCAGAGGAATTGCTCGTTTGGTCATCCTTGCTGGCCCTTCGGCTTTCATTTCAGAATGTTTTAAACTCAGTGCACCCTTTACTGAGGGCCTTCTAGAAAGAGGAGTGCTTGTGGTCCCTTTTGCAACTGATGGAATTTCTCCTAGCTTTGAATTTGAAGAGAATGACGAACTTGAGGAGAAAATTTCCAGAAGAAAAAGGCTATGGCAGCTTGCTCCTATTTATGCCACTGAGTGGACCAA GTGGATAGATGAACAGAAGAAACTAGCCGGTGTTTCTCCTGAATCTCCAGT GTACTTATCTCTACGCCTGGATGGTCGTGTGCGTGGCAGTGGTGTTGGTTGTCCTTCTTGGAATGCTTTCGTATTGCAATTGCCACCAGTAAAGGGCATTTGGTCTGGTCTTCTTGATGGCATGGATGGAAGAGTGCTTTAA